The genomic region AAAATGTCGACCGAGGTGCGGCGGGCCGCCTGCGGCGCCGGCGCGGTGACGTGCAGGCGACTGCCGTCCACGGTGAGGATGGCGTCGGGTGGGATGATATAGACGTGGTTGGGCAGGATCGCCGCCCCGTCCTCGGCGACCTGCACTGGCATCGCGGTATAGCCGCCGACGATCGCCCCCAGGGAGCTCTGGTAGGACGGGTCGAGGTGCTGGACCAGGATGAAGGCCATGCCGGTGTCGGCCGGCATCCTGGCGAAGAACGCCTTGAAGGCGTCAAGCCCCCCCGCCGAAGCCCCCACGCCGACGATCAGGCCATCCCTGGGCGGTTGAACAGGGGCTCCGGCGCCCTTGGGCTCTGTATTCATGCGACCCCTGGCCAATAGCTCGTCAGTTCCATTACGGGCCACCGGAAGCGCTGACCTCCATTCCGCCGGGCGAAAGCTGGTGAAGCTATCCCGTGGTGGATAGGGGCCGTTCCGACCCCCGGAGGACGGGCGGGTTTGCTGTCCTGCGCGCTGGCCATTGCCGGAATGGCCCCGCCGGCAAGCACGACGGGCTTGTTTAAAAGGCCAATCACACCTTCGCACATAGAGAGACGCAAAGGAAATTATTATTTACGGGTGATCGGTTCCGGCATGCGGGCGGGGAACGGCGATGGCGCGCAGTGCCCCTTTCGACGCGGCGGCGAGCAGCAGGACGGAACGCCGATAAGACGCGACAAGCCATGTCGAGCCGGATGCAGATGCGAACATATTCCGAATTCGACTGATCCGCCATCGCGTTCCGGTGCCACGCCCTGGTTGCGAGAGCCGTCCCTTCGTCCCGGGCGATCATGCCCCGGCGGGATTCCGCCGTGAAATTCGCAACAGAATCCATCACCCCTCCTGGCGCATTCCCGGCGGATAGAAGCTCTTCCGCTGCACCCAGCGGAAGCCCTCGTGCTTGGTGATGGCGGCGATGTCGACGGCGCCGCCGACGGATTTCGGCAGGTGAACGGCGAAGCGGACGAAGCCGATCGTGGTCTCGACGAGGAAGCGGGCCAGGTCGATCGCATCCTGGATCGGCATCGCTGGCACCGAGAGCGTGGCGTAAAGGTCACGGACCAGCTTCTCCTGGAGGGGGGCGGCATCCCGCGACGGCACGCCGTGCCTGACGAGCGCGCCGCCGATATCCAGGCCCAGGCCGAGAATGAGGCGGTTGAGCGCCTCGTACTGGCCGTCCCACATGACCCCGAAGCTGGTCTCATCCATGATTCGCCGCGGCGGCGGGCAATCCGGTCCGGTCATGCTCACTTCCCAGACCTCGGCCAGGGGCCGGCCGGCGGAGTAGCCGCAGACGCGCAACTGGAGGTTCGTCGGCTCCGGACAGCGCGCCGCCTTCTCCTCGAACAGGAAGGCCCGCACTTGCGCGGCCACGTGCTCCAGGGTGTAGCTCGTGGCATCCAGCCGCCACTGCGCACGGGCCGGGTCGCGCCCCGCGAAGCGCCACCGCAGATCCTTCAGCAGCGTCTCGACGGACTCGCTGCCGATGCCGCCCGCGCCGGTGGACATCGCCCCAATGGGCAGGCGCTCGCAGAGGTTCGTGATCTTGTTCGCGTGGGCGTAGATCTGGCCGCTCCCCATGGTGCCCGCGCTGTCGGCTGCCATGACGATGCCGTCGTTGATCTTGACGGAGACGATGACGGTCACGGCGGAAATCCTCCGGCGGTATGATGGCCGCCAGGCCACGCCCACGCCCATCGCGCCCGGTCGTGCCCGGCGTGGTCCTGCCGCAGCGGCCAGAAGACAGGGATCAGCAGGGTCGCGACCACGGCGACGATGATCGAGAGCGGGAGCCCAAGACGCCAGTAATCGCCGAAGCGGTACCCGCCGGGACCCATGACGAGCGTGTTGCACTGGTGCCCGATCGGGGTCAGGAAATCGCACGCGCAGCCGATCGCCACCGCCATGAGGAAAGGATCCGGATCAAGGCCCAGCCGCCCGGCAAGGCTCGCCGCGATCGGCGCCATGGTCAGGGCCGTCGCCGCATTGTTGAGGAACGGCGTCAGCGCCATGGCCGCGATCAGCATCAGCGCCACCGCCGTGGCCGGCGGAAGCGTGCCGGCCGCGGCGGCGAGGCCCCCCGCGATCAGCCCGGCCCCGCCCGTGTCGGCGACCGCGTCGCTGACCGGGATCAGGCACGCCAGCAGCACGAGGATCGGCAGGTCCAGCGCCGCGTACGCCTCGCGCAGGGTGAGGATGCCGGACAGTACGGCCAGGACGGCGGCGCCGAAGAACGCGGTCGCCACCGGGGCGAGCCCCAGCGCGACGGCGGCCATGGTAAGGGTGAGCAGGAGCAGCGGCAGGACGTCCGACCGCGGCTCTCCCAGTTTCGTGGCGCGGTCCGCGAGCGGCAGGCAGCCAAGCCCGCCGAGGGCGCCCGGCAGGAGGTCGGCAGCGCCCTGCAGCACCAGCACGTCGCCGGCCTGGAACCGGAGCTGGCGCAGCCGCGTCGCGATCTGCTGTCCGTGGCGTGCGATGGCGAGGAGGTTCACGCCATGCGCCTCGCGCAACCGCAGTTCCTCGGGCGAGCATCCGACCAGGGCGGAACCGGGCATGACCACGGCCTCCACCACGCCGGCATTGCCGCCGGACAGTCTCCCGGCCAGGCCGGTCCCGGTGCTGGCGAGGTGCAGCCCGGTCTCCGCCACGATCCGCGACAGGGCGTGCGGGTCGCTCCGGAGCACGAGCAGGTCGCCGGCGAAGAGCGTCCAGTGCCTGGCCGGCACGTAGCGGCGGTCGCCCTCGCGGACGATCGCGATCACCGTCACGTCGCCCTCGCCGCGCGCCTCCAGCTCGGCGACGGTCCTGCCGACGAGCGGCGAATCCCCGGGCAGGCGCGCCTCGGACAGGTACGGCTCCACCTGGAAGGCGGCCGAGGACGGCGCCTGGCCGCTGCGCCCATGCGGCAGCAACCGCCAGCCGAACGCAAGGAAGGCCAGCGCGGCGCCGGTCACTCCGAGGCCCACCGGCGTGAAGTCGAACATCGTGAATGGCTGGCCGGTCAGCTCCGCGCGCACGCGCGAGACGATGATATTGGGCGAGGTGCCGACCAGTGTCACGATGCCGCCCACCAGCGAGCCGAACGCCATGGGCATCAGCAGCATGGACGGGGACGTGCCGCTGCGCCTTGCCACCTGCACGGCAAGGGGCAGAAAGACCGCCAGCGCCCCGATGTTCTTCATGAGCGCCGACAGAACCGTCACGCCCGTTGTCAGCGTGGCCACGCGCGCGCCGGTGGTTCGCAGCCGCGGCTCGATGCGGCGGATCAGCCGGCCGATCAGGCCGGACTTGCCGACCGCCGCGCTGAGCACGAGCGCGGAGGCGACGATGACCACGACCTGGTCGCCGAAACCGGCGAACGCCTTCTCCGGCGGCACGATGCCGGCCGCCATCGCGGCGAGCAGACCCAGCAGGGCGACGAGGTCGTAGCGGAGCCGGTTCCAGATGAACAGCCCCATGATCCCGGCCAGGAGGGCGAAGACGAGGATCTGGTCGAGTGTCAGTGTCTGCCTCCGTGGCGGGACGAGCAGCAGGAATGCGCGCCGGGCGCTTTCGTCACTGGCGGATCGGCCCTGCCGGGCCGATCATGGGGTGAACGAAGCGGCGTCATATCCGGCGCGTTTGGCTCATGGCCTTTTGTGGAGAGAAACGTGTGACCCTGAGGCTCGTGTCCACCGGGAACGGCCCGGCCCTGGCGATCCGCGATCACCTTCTGCCGCGCGTCCGCAGGGATGGCACGCTGGAGGTGCAGCGCGATGCTGTCCGGGTGATCGCGCTCCGGACCGGGGAATGGGTGTTCGAGCACTGGACCCCGTTCAAAGACCTCTCGCCGGAAGAGGCGTCCTCTCCGGGATACCGCCACGCCTTGCAGGAACAGCATACCGTGCCGGACCTGCCGTACGGGTTCAAGGTCTGGCATGCCGGCACGAAAGTGCTGTGCGTTCTCTGGGCCGACAGCGGTGCTTTCCAGGTGATCGACTTCAGGCGCGGCGATTGGGAGGCGCTGGCGCTGGCGCTGTGATGAGGGTTGCGGCCTGCGGCCGGTCGCCGCGTGCGATCGGAGGTCGGTACCGCGCCCCCGGCGGAGGCGTCCTGGGGGGCGGGTGCGGGCACGCCTGCGCCGCCGACGAGAGCCACCAGGATCAGAGCCGCGGCGGATCCGAAGGCGAGACGTAGATCTCCGCCCCGCCGAGACGCAGCGACGAGAAGTGGCCGCGTGCCTGAACTCCCCCGCGCCGCGCGGCCGCGGGGGGGGCAGGCGGGCCTGCTCACGCTTAGCTTCCGAACAGCGCGCCGCCGGCGGTGCGGATCATGTAGATCTGGTGGATGTTCAGTTCGCGGACCTTGACCGCCTCGTCGAGTGCCGGATCGGCTCCGACCGCGTAGCCGCTGTGCCGTACGAGAGTGAAGTGTGTCACTGCGAATATTCCCCGGCGCCGGTCATCGATGCCCGGACAGGCAAGCCCGCGGCCATCGGGCGGACCGGGATCCTGCCCGTGTCCGCCGCCCTGCCGGGTCCGGCGCCGGCCGGGACAGCCCAGGGCGGATCGTCGCAGAGTCAGGCTTGCAGTTGCCGGCGGGCACGGAAGACGCAGCTCTTCATCGTGCCGACCACGCAATCGGCTATCTCTACCGTTTCCCCGTACGACATGCCCTCCAGCACGATGAGAAGGAGACCCTCGCGCTGGTCGGACGGGAGATAGCCCAGCAGGCGCTGCGCCTCCTTCAGTTCGATCTTGCCGTCATGGCCTCCGGATACTCCAACCACGGAAAGCGGCGCGTCCTCGATATCGCTGGTGGGACGATGCTTGCGCAGATTGCCGATGAAGCGGTTCCGCAGGATCCGGTGCGTCCATGCCTTGAAATTCGTGCGACGCAATGCCGCGACGCGCGGCGGTGGTCTGGAGTATCGGGCCACGACGGCGCAGTGATTGGCAGGCGAAGTTGCTGGCCCGGTCGGGGCCGCGTTTTGCGGGCCGGTCGTACCCTGGAAGGGGCGTCGGCACGGGCCCAGGCAGCACCGCCGTTGGGCAAGAGCGTGGAGCCCCGAGCAGATTTCCCAACGGCTGCGGCTCGACTTTCCTGGTGACGAGACAATGCGCATCAGCCACGAGGCCATCCACCAGGCGCTCTACGTGCAAGGCCGCGGCGCGTTGCGGCGCGAGCTGACCGCTTGCCTGCGAACGGGGCGGGCGCTCCGCGTGCCACGGGCGCGCAGCCGCGGACGGGGCCAGTCGCACGTCACCCCCGAGATCATGATCAGCAAACGTCCGGCAGAGGTGGCCGACCGGGCGGTGCCGGGACACTGGGAGGGGGACAAGGCTGTTCAGTTCTCTGAACTTGCCCGGGTGAGTCCCGTCTGCCACAGGCGCTGCGGGGCGAAGTGTCCGAGCTGAAGCAACTCGTGCTGGGGCTGCGCGACGATATACTATCGTGCAAACCGCGAAGCTCAACGGTCTCAACCCTGAAGGCTATCTCACGGACATCCTGACCAGGATCGCCGACGGTCACCCAATCAACCGCATCGCCGAACTGCTGCCATGGCGGATCGCCGCCGCCCGCGCAACACGCCGATGAGCGGACGCTTACGTTCCAGATTGCCGGCCGGAGATTGCTTCCTGCGCGGGGATGCTCAACACGTCCTCCGATTTTGCAACAGAACCATGGCAGACAGAGCCGTCGCTCCCATTCGGATGCCCCCAGATTCTCCCTAAAAAACGCCGGCGACTTGGCAGATATCAACGCCCCATAAACCATAGATAGATCGATTTCGTAGAAATTTCGCCGAAACTTTTGAATCGGAAATCACTTACATTTGTGACACAATGAACGTCGTCGATCCGGTTTATAGTGGGGCGGCAGCACCATGGACACGGAATTCGCCGACGTCCGCAGACTCGTTGCCGACGCCGGAATCGAAAATGACGCTGATGGTGTGCCGCTGGCGGCAGAGTCGCCTTTTATTCAGACGTATCCGGCCTGCGGACTCGATGCCGCTCCCTGCCGGCTGGTTTTGTCTCCAGGCTGGGGATGGGGCGGATCGAGCGATAATCAAGGCTGCGATTCTCGCGGTGGGATGGCGCCGGTGGCATGGGCTGTTCGGCCGGTGAAGGCTGGAGCTGATAGCGATGACCGAGGCGCGGATGTGATAAAAATCGCCAGGCCGGTTGAGCTTCGTGACATCGCCAATCTGAGCCTGAGCTTGGGCAAGGGAAAGAAACTTCCGGTTGCCGTTCAGTGTGATGTAGGCGCTGGCCTGGCCGGGGAAAGTGCCGTGGAGCGCCGAACCTGCCCCTCCTGCGGCGGCGCCTGTGACCTGGAGAACCATCACCGGCATCCGAACGCTCCCCTGTTTGACCAGGTGATCTTGCTGCTAGTGCGGTTCCGCCGCAGCGGAGGAGAAGGCAGTTCCGCCAACACACCAACATGGCGAGAGGTGACGACATCAAGCATGACGAAAGTCACTTGGCCGTACTGGCATCTTTGGAATGGCAAAGCCAAGGGGGCTCAAGTCACCACCGGGCGCATCCAAAAGACCATGCACGCATTCCAGGGGGAGAAGGCGGCGATTTCGATCTGTGTGGTGCCATCATCCAAGCTACGAACTGCAGTAATGGCGCGTGACGGTCATGTGGTCGGTCGGACCCTTTGGATGATGAGCTACGCCAAGCAGCAGCGTGCCGGGAATCGAGGCAAGGCAGCGATCACTGAAGACACAGCCAGCTTGTTGGCGGACCGCCGAATGAACCCGGCGCAGCAGACGTGCCGAACCCGTTGTGGGGCTAATCGTATGCTGCGGGTTCGCCGCACTGTCCATAACCGCACTTCCAATCCCGGCTTCAAGCAACGTTTCCGAATTGCCAACGACCGGCATCCGTTATCTGCCATCGTAGCCTATCCCTCAATCATGAGGCAGTTCCGCCATGAAGCTGAGCTACTATCCTGGCTGCACGATGAAGAACCGTGCTGGAAACTTTGAAGAGTCGATCCTCTTCTCCATGAAGAAGCTTGGCGTCGAGATCGAGGAGCTTGAGCGCTGGAATTGCTGCGGCACCGTCCTATCGCTGTCCGAAGATGATGCAATGCGCCAGCTCGCACCGGTACGAACCATGATTCGCGTTAAGGAGGCCAATGCCTCCCGTGTCATGACGGCGTGCTCAATGTGCTACAACACATTGAAGCGTGCCAATGACCGTGTCAAAGCCGATCCGGCGCTCTTGAAGCGTATGAACGTTTTCATGGCAGATGAAGCGGTTGATTACGAAGGCGATGTTGAAGTCGTTCACACGCTCGAAATTCTTCGCGAACTCAAAGCCGGGACGAAACTCATCTCCGACATGGTCGGAAAGCCACTGAAAGGATTGCGGGTCGCTTCCTATTATGGTTGCCTCCTGGTCCGGCCGCGCTCGATTGCCTTCGACAATGTCGAGGATCCGGTGCTTCTCGACGAACTGGTCCGCATGCTCGGCGGAACAACGATCGAGTGGTCTTATAAAACGGAATGCTGTGGAGCCTATCAGACCGTCGACAAGCCGAAGGTCGTCGCTGATCGCACCTATCGAATCTTGTCGGACGCGAGGGAGCAGGGGGCCGAGATGGTCGCAGTCAGCTGCCCGCTCTGTGCCTTCAACCTGGACCACCGCCAGGAAATCACCCGCAGCATGTATCCCGATTTCGAGGCAATCCCGATCGTCTATTTCACCCAGCTCATGGCAATCGCATTCGGCTGCGCGGAGTCCGTCCTGAAGCTAGATCTGCACTATAACTCTCCCAGACCTGTCCTGGCGGAGAGGGGGCTTCTCTAGGGGATCGCGATGTCTTTCGGAAAGCTCAGGAAGGCGTATGGCAGAATAACGATAAACCCGAACTGGTGCAAAGGATGTGGATTTTGCGTCGAATATTGCCCAACCGCTGCGTTGGAAATGTCCAGGGCCTACAACGCGAAGGGCTATCATCCACCCAGGGTGAAGGCCGCGGAAGAGTGCCGAGATTGCAAGTTTTGTGAGAAGGTTTGCCCAGAGTTCGCAATTTTCGTGACGACCGATCAGAGATGAAGGATGGACGCGTGGTCGAATTCCCCAAGACGGTTCCAGCAGATCCGAGGGGCGTTTTGACCGGCCGCCACTTCATGGACGGTGACCATGCGCTCGCGGAAGGTGCGCTCGCCGCAGGCTGCCGATTCTTCGCGGGCTATCCGATCACGCCCTCAACCGAGACGGCCGAGCGCTTCGCCGAGCGCTGCCCGGAGGTCGGCGGGCTTTTCATCCAGATGGAAGACGAGATCGCGTCGATCACGGCAAATGTCGGTGCGGTTTGGGGCGGTCAGAAAGTGATGACGGTCACGTCCGGTCCCGGCTTCTCACTCATGATGGAGACCTTCGGCCTGGCTTGCATGATGGAAACGCCAATGGTCGTCGCCAACGTGCAGCGCACCGGCCCATCGACCGGGCTGCCGACGCTCACTGCCCAGCAGGACATGATGCAGGTGCGCTGGGGCTCGCACGGCGATTATCGCATCATCGCGCTCGTACCGGACTCTCCACAGGAGTGTTTTGATCTCGTCATAGATGCCTTTAACCTATCGGAAACCTATCGCGTTCCCGTCTTCATCATGACTGACGAGACAGTCGGCCACATGCACGAGAAGGTGGTCATCCCGCCGGCGGAGGACATTCGTATTGTCGAGCGGAACTGGTACACGGGACCGAAGGAGAACTATCGGCCGTACGACTTCAACGGCAGGACGATCGCCCCGATGGTCAAGGCTGGTGACGGCTACCGCTTCCACACAACCGGTCTCACCCACAACGAGCGCGGCTATCCGGCGCTGACGCCGGAAATGAACAAGAGGGTTGTTACGCATCTCGTCGAGAAGATCGCGTCCAATGCAGACAAGATCATCCGTACTGAAGAGGATGGCCTGAACGATGCGGATGTTGTGGTGGTGTCCTACGGAATTTCCTCGCGTATCGCCATTCGCGCCATCCAGCAGGCCAGGATGTCTGGCATTAAGGTCGGCATGCTCCGGCTCATCACGGTGTGGCCGTTCTGCGAGACGAAGATCCGCGATGTTGCCCACGCCGTGAGAGCCATCGTGGTGGCGGAGTTGAATTATGGCCAGGTCATCCTTGAGGTCGAACGCTGCGCGGCGGGCAGGTGCCGGGTGATTGGCGTCAATTCCTGCGGCGGCGCTGTCCACGACCCCGAGGAAATTCTCGCCGCCATCAAGGAGGGCGCGAAACGATGAACGCTGGCGACCAGGTCCCCGAATATGTGACGGACGAGAAGACCTTCCGTGAGCAAAACCCCATGGCGGAGTATCTCCGCATGGAGCGGATGCCCCATATCTGGTGTCCCGGCTGTGGAATCGGAACGGTCGTCACCTGCTTCATCGAGGCAGTCAAGGCGAGCACCCTGGATCGAGACAAAATCGCAGTGGTTTCCGGCATTGGCTGCTCGGGGCGCGTCGCTGGCTATGTGAAGTTCGACTCCTTCCACACCACGCATGGTCGCGCGATCCCCTTCGCAACTGGCCTGAAACTGGCTAACCCCGATCTGAAAGTCGTGGTGATTAGCGGCGACGGCGATCTCGCCAGCATTGGCGGCAATCATCTGATTCACGCGGCTCGACGCAACATGGACCTTATGGTCATTTGCGTAAACAATTTTACCTATGGCATGACGGGTGGACAGGTGACGCCGACGACCCCGACCTCGGCGAATGCTTCGACGACGCCGCACGGCAATTACGAAACACCGTTCAGCCTGCCCTTCCTGGCGGACGCCTCCGGCGCGACTTTTGTGGCCCGCTGGACCGCACTTCACGCCCACAACATCACGCAGACCTTCGGCAAGGCGCTGAAGCACCGGGGCTTCTCTTTCATCGAGGTCGTTGCGCCGTGCTCCACACTCTATCAGCGTCGTAACAAACTTGGCGACGGGTTGGATGCGATGGACTATTACAAGGAGAAGGCCAACGTCCAGCATGGCGCGGATACACGCTCAGTCGGCATCAGCTTCCAGGGCCAGATCACCTTGGGCAAGTTTGTCGATCGGCAAAGGCCCACTTTCCTCGATGCCGTGAACGAACATTACATAAGAGTCTTTGGCGACAGCTACCAGATGTATGGCAGGAACACGCTTGAGAAAGAGGTGGAGCAGGAAAGGGCGCGGTTGTCCGCTAGCAAGGATGTCGGGCTCGACGCATGCAAAGCGGATGACTAGCTATGTGGGAGATCAAATTTTCCGGATTTGGCGGCCAGGGCATCGTTCGCTGCGCTTTGATCACGGGCGCCGCGGTCGCGCTGCACGATGACAGATTCGCCACCATGACGCAGAGCTTCGGGCCGGAGGCTCGTGGTGGCGCCTGCCAGTCGCAGCTTATCATCTCGGACAGGCGGGTTCTCTACCCCTACTGCACGGCTCCAGGCGTGCTGATTGCGCT from Rhodovastum atsumiense harbors:
- a CDS encoding CoB--CoM heterodisulfide reductase iron-sulfur subunit B family protein, whose product is MKLSYYPGCTMKNRAGNFEESILFSMKKLGVEIEELERWNCCGTVLSLSEDDAMRQLAPVRTMIRVKEANASRVMTACSMCYNTLKRANDRVKADPALLKRMNVFMADEAVDYEGDVEVVHTLEILRELKAGTKLISDMVGKPLKGLRVASYYGCLLVRPRSIAFDNVEDPVLLDELVRMLGGTTIEWSYKTECCGAYQTVDKPKVVADRTYRILSDAREQGAEMVAVSCPLCAFNLDHRQEITRSMYPDFEAIPIVYFTQLMAIAFGCAESVLKLDLHYNSPRPVLAERGLL
- a CDS encoding 2-oxoacid:ferredoxin oxidoreductase subunit beta — translated: MNAGDQVPEYVTDEKTFREQNPMAEYLRMERMPHIWCPGCGIGTVVTCFIEAVKASTLDRDKIAVVSGIGCSGRVAGYVKFDSFHTTHGRAIPFATGLKLANPDLKVVVISGDGDLASIGGNHLIHAARRNMDLMVICVNNFTYGMTGGQVTPTTPTSANASTTPHGNYETPFSLPFLADASGATFVARWTALHAHNITQTFGKALKHRGFSFIEVVAPCSTLYQRRNKLGDGLDAMDYYKEKANVQHGADTRSVGISFQGQITLGKFVDRQRPTFLDAVNEHYIRVFGDSYQMYGRNTLEKEVEQERARLSASKDVGLDACKADD
- a CDS encoding 2-oxoacid:acceptor oxidoreductase subunit alpha, producing MVEFPKTVPADPRGVLTGRHFMDGDHALAEGALAAGCRFFAGYPITPSTETAERFAERCPEVGGLFIQMEDEIASITANVGAVWGGQKVMTVTSGPGFSLMMETFGLACMMETPMVVANVQRTGPSTGLPTLTAQQDMMQVRWGSHGDYRIIALVPDSPQECFDLVIDAFNLSETYRVPVFIMTDETVGHMHEKVVIPPAEDIRIVERNWYTGPKENYRPYDFNGRTIAPMVKAGDGYRFHTTGLTHNERGYPALTPEMNKRVVTHLVEKIASNADKIIRTEEDGLNDADVVVVSYGISSRIAIRAIQQARMSGIKVGMLRLITVWPFCETKIRDVAHAVRAIVVAELNYGQVILEVERCAAGRCRVIGVNSCGGAVHDPEEILAAIKEGAKR
- a CDS encoding SLC13 family permease, with amino-acid sequence MGLFIWNRLRYDLVALLGLLAAMAAGIVPPEKAFAGFGDQVVVIVASALVLSAAVGKSGLIGRLIRRIEPRLRTTGARVATLTTGVTVLSALMKNIGALAVFLPLAVQVARRSGTSPSMLLMPMAFGSLVGGIVTLVGTSPNIIVSRVRAELTGQPFTMFDFTPVGLGVTGAALAFLAFGWRLLPHGRSGQAPSSAAFQVEPYLSEARLPGDSPLVGRTVAELEARGEGDVTVIAIVREGDRRYVPARHWTLFAGDLLVLRSDPHALSRIVAETGLHLASTGTGLAGRLSGGNAGVVEAVVMPGSALVGCSPEELRLREAHGVNLLAIARHGQQIATRLRQLRFQAGDVLVLQGAADLLPGALGGLGCLPLADRATKLGEPRSDVLPLLLLTLTMAAVALGLAPVATAFFGAAVLAVLSGILTLREAYAALDLPILVLLACLIPVSDAVADTGGAGLIAGGLAAAAGTLPPATAVALMLIAAMALTPFLNNAATALTMAPIAASLAGRLGLDPDPFLMAVAIGCACDFLTPIGHQCNTLVMGPGGYRFGDYWRLGLPLSIIVAVVATLLIPVFWPLRQDHAGHDRARWAWAWPGGHHTAGGFPP
- a CDS encoding 4Fe-4S dicluster domain-containing protein; protein product: MSFGKLRKAYGRITINPNWCKGCGFCVEYCPTAALEMSRAYNAKGYHPPRVKAAEECRDCKFCEKVCPEFAIFVTTDQR
- a CDS encoding sigma factor-like helix-turn-helix DNA-binding protein — protein: MARYSRPPPRVAALRRTNFKAWTHRILRNRFIGNLRKHRPTSDIEDAPLSVVGVSGGHDGKIELKEAQRLLGYLPSDQREGLLLIVLEGMSYGETVEIADCVVGTMKSCVFRARRQLQA
- a CDS encoding Ntn hydrolase family protein, with the protein product MTVIVSVKINDGIVMAADSAGTMGSGQIYAHANKITNLCERLPIGAMSTGAGGIGSESVETLLKDLRWRFAGRDPARAQWRLDATSYTLEHVAAQVRAFLFEEKAARCPEPTNLQLRVCGYSAGRPLAEVWEVSMTGPDCPPPRRIMDETSFGVMWDGQYEALNRLILGLGLDIGGALVRHGVPSRDAAPLQEKLVRDLYATLSVPAMPIQDAIDLARFLVETTIGFVRFAVHLPKSVGGAVDIAAITKHEGFRWVQRKSFYPPGMRQEG